TTTCTGATTAGGTGAACGTTTCGTGGCTTCAAGTATGGCTTGTTTATATGTCTGTTTTTCAGTGTTGACAGCAATTTCCCACATATATTGGTACAAATACTTTTTTAATAGGTCATCGGGAATAACATCCGTGCTCTGCTCCTGGAAATATTGATCTGGAGACTTATCTATGGAACGCTGCAGCTTAGGTCCGTCAGTTGAAGCTGATCGACTGACCATAGGTTTGTTTATTGCCCTAGGAGATTGATTGCTTTGATGCCTCAGTAACTGCATGACGGCTTGATTGCCCACGGTTCGTTGCAACTGCATAACAGTGGCAGGACTTAAAGGCATTCCTGAGGATATCGAAGTGGATACTCCTTGTTCCTTCGTATCAACTGCCTCTTGGGATTGCAGATTCATTGCAGCGGCAGGTCCTGCATGTGTATGTGTTGGTGTCTTAGCAGCTTTGAACACAAATTCCCCCCTCGTCATCTCGCGGAAAATTCCTTGCCTTTCGTTTCTCGGTGCCCATTGATTATATTTATATTACCATAATTTGGTTTAAAAAACATTTGACATCCACACATGGCATCGTTCTCGAAAGTGCGAAAAGATCGTTTCGTTTCAGTCCTGTTAAGGTTAGAAACAAAACGATCTTTTAAGTTTACATGTACACACTTGATAGGTTACACAGCCCCAATCTTAGGCCATGTCAGTTCGATACCATTCGCTGTTAGTAAAGCTTGTAGTTCGCCGAGTTTTGCTGCGTTGACGCGAACCTCACTCGGGGTCAAGCCTTGGTTCAAACAAAAAGCAGCTGTAAAGCCTGCGGACTCCCCGATGTTCCATTCAACCGGATGAAGCCTGTAGCAGCCATTGGTAATATGAGTTGTTCCTATATTCTTGCACGCAGCCAGCAAGTTGGTAACCTGCTTGGGGATCAGACTCCCTAATGGGATTTGAAAAGGCAACGATGAGATATCGAGGAAATTGCGTCCCCTCATACTCGGATGCAAATCGATCCGGTAACATCCGATGCCTACGCTGTCCGGGAACTCTTCGGCCCCTCGATCGCCTCTTATTGCTGCGCTTATATGCTGTTCCAAAACCGTGAATTCCGCTTTAATCCTGCGCGATTCCCGAATATATGGTGCCTGGGCCATGCCATCGGTCGTCCCAACGACGTCCGGACGCAGCCTCAGTCCCGGATAACCGGCTCCCCCGTCAGGCCGTGGCGCTTCCGTCTGCAGCCAGTATAACAAAGAAAAGCTCAGATGTTTCGCTTGATGCAGATGCTTTTCGGCTAGGTGCTCAGGCACATCGTAGATATTGCCAAGAAAGTAATCGTTCTGGGCCCAGTTGACTAGCGAAATATCCGACGGATATGTCCCGGTTGTGAAGTTTGCTCGATCCACAATCCGGCGATAAATAAATAAAGGATATTTATCCGTACCGGGAAAAAGCGTTTCTTCTGTCGGTTCCAGCGTCTTGGGATCAGGCGATACCCAGTTCAACTGCGGATTCGGCCAGAATGGTGCTTGAAATGAGCGCCAGAACTCGTAATCTTTGGGTTTATCTATGACATGATTCTCACCTTCGAAGTAATCCATCGCGAAGCAATAAGTAAAAGCTTGTATATCGTGAGGATCTGAGGGACCTTCCAGGGCATGGGGCTCGTGTGTTTCTGATTTCGATTCTGCCCCAGTTACATATTCGACTTTCGCAAGCGGCAGTAAATCCCCGCATTCTGTTGCATCAAGAAAATAAGACGCGTGGACAGTCAGCTTCTCCCCATTCTCACATTTGACGGTAACCGCTTGGATCTCATTTCCATGTCTATACGCTTTTATGATTTTACAACGTGTATGAATGGTAAGTTGCCCACTGTTTACGAATGGCGCAAACATCTCCTGTAATACGGCATGCGTGACGCGCGGTTCGGCGCACAGCCGGCTTACCCCACCGTTACCGGGATTCAAATAGAACGCCGAACGCCCGTACTCCGATAACGGATAGTGTTGACGGTAGTATTCTCTAACCTGATTGCGAAACTTGCGATAGCTTCGTGTACAGCCAAATTGCTCAATCCACTTATGCTCATCAGGCGGCACCGCCTGACTCGTCAACTGACCGCCAATCCAGTCATATTCATCACTCATGTATACGTTCTTTCCCATCCTACAGGCGGCTAGTGCTGCAGCGCACCCTCCTACTCCTCCGCCAATAATTGCAATATCTGCGCGTATATCTCTTTTCATATTCACCATTTTGTTTCCCTCCTTAATCCATTTTTGTTTAATTAATCCTAATTCAATAGACGCAGGGTATCTTCTTAAAGTTGCAAAATTAGCAGAACTTCTTATTCTTTGTAATTCTCATACGGCTAAGTCTCTTCGCAGCTTCCTTTATCCACTTTCTAGTTCCTTTAATGGCTGTAATAACTTCCAATTAGAGAGTAATTAAATAAGGGTAAGCTTCGCTTACCCAAAAACTTATAAATTCTTATATATTAAGAAAACCGTTATGAAGCCGCCCTAAGAGATGAGCGGCTTCATAACGGTTTTCAACAATATCGGCGGATCCTAGTTCCGTTTGAGCTTTGCCATGACAGAGAGTGTCGTGTGAAAAGGAACTATGATCCGCTATATGGCGGGAACTGGGGTAAACGTAGCATGAAAGGGAACTGAGATCCGCTATTTACGCAGAAACTGCTGATTCCAACCGGGAAATGGTGAAATAGCGGATCGTAGTTCCCTCTGGCGTGGAATATAGCCGTTTTCAGAATAATAGCGCCCTGTAGTTCCCTCAAACTCGCTATCATGACATATTTCTCCAATATCACGGGTGACGTTCCCTTATCTCCGCGCGATAGCAAGCTAGCGGATCTTATTTCTGACAAATAGCTTGTTTTATAACTCCGAACCTGCTGGGCAAGCTTCACTCACCCCAACCCAACAACATGTCTCTTAGACCTTCGTCGATTGTCAAGATGACATGTCGATGGTTGACTTGATATACGTCCTCTGACAAAATATCTGCTTCACTCTTCCATTTCTCCGAATGAACACGCCGTGCAGAAACGTCCATTGCACCAATAGGGCACCACCTTAAGATCGTGGCACCCTTCATATGCGAGCAGGTTAAACCCTTTGTTAGGGTCTCCACAATCTCGAAATTTTTGGATTTCTTTCAACACTACGGGACGTATCTTTTGGCGTTGCCTGCTTTTAACGGCTTCCCAGTGCTGATTCTCATCAAAGAAAGCACGAATAAAGCGTAAAGTCCAAGCTCAACTGTAATCCTCAATTAATGATATTTGCCCTTCGTGAATCCCAAATACGGACTTCCCTTTTAATTGAAGCTTGTCTCCAAGCTTTAACCCGTTAGGCAAATCAACGGCCAATATGGCTTCATAATCAATAAGTATTTCAGTTGTGTCACCTTCAGCATGGTATTGCGTAATTGTCTGATGACGGCTAGAAAAAATCTTAGATGATTTTGCCGCCAATTCACCAAATTCTTGTATTCCTCTGGTTTCTGTGTCCATTGTACCATTTGAAAAATTCCTAAACAGAATGTCTTTATGTAGAAGTTTAACCATACCTTGTAGATCAAAAGAATTGTAAGCCTCAATATAATTTTCAATGATTTCCTTGTTCTTTTCACTACTCATGGTCTTACTCCTCTCACATTTATTGGCATCGATAAACGCCGGACTATTTTGACTATCTGGGAATATAAGTTATTATATAAGATAAAAAAGGAGGTTACTAGATGGAAAGAGCAGAAATCATAGCCATTATTTCATTATTGATATCTATAATTCTAATGATTAAGCTAATAGGCCAGCAAGCCCGCATTAATGAGCTGAAATATGATATTGAACGACTGGAGGGTCGACCGGAAACCTATCCCCTACCCAAGAAGCCAGCTTCTGCTGCTTCTTCTACTTCTACTTCTACTGCTTCCGTTTACGCTAAACCTCTCTATGCTTTGGAACTTGCCCCGGAATTAGAGCAGCGGCTTCAGGTTCTACTGGCAGGTGGCAAGAAGATTGAGGCCATCAAAGAATTAAGAGATGCCGCTGGCCTTTCTTTGAAAGCTGCCAAAGATTACGTAGATGCTATGAGAAATCGTTAATTAGCCGATAAGTAGAAATGAGTCTGGTGGCGATGCCATAGAAAATGGAAAAAAGACGATAATGATTCATCGTCCGGAAGAACTGAACTATGTGATTTTTACATTACTTTTTTTCCAAAACAGCAAAATAATTTCCTTCATTATCGGCAAAGTTGAATACTCTTCCGGATGGAATAGTTACCAGTTCTCCGACAGTGATATCTTTGTCCTTAAAATCTTGATATAAGGAATCAAGTTCGTCTGAGAAAAACAATAACGAAGGTGTACTAAGATTTAATTCAGGCTGCATTTTTGCAATTACGGCCTTATTATGGAGCACAAAACTCGTTTGAGCATCGTTAGTTGGAGCAATTTCAATCCATCTCATATACTCGTTTTTTTCCTCAGCAACTACGCTGAACCCTGCTTTTTCTGTCCAAAATTTCAAACACTCATCTTGATCATTCACATATAACATAACTTGTCCGATTTTATTAATCATTTGTTAGTCTCCATTTCTTTAATTTTGGATTGATGTACCCAAACGTCAATATTTCGCAGGCATGTTTACTATACAAAATATTTTCAACTAGTTCAACTATCTTCCCCTCTCCCCTTTTCTCTCCGAACAAAGATTTCTCTGATGAAAGCCCCCAGAGCCCCTGCCACCGCAACAATTGAAATTAAATTCATAATTTTAACAAACGAATGAGGTGTGCCAACGATGACCACGGCATTTAAAATAATGATAATGGGGAAGAAGATGAACCCGATATACAACTGTTTATTTGAAGAAATGAAGCTTACCTCCTTTACATCTTTAGATCAAGAGCTCTCGCAATGGGGGGATCTGTCTAGAACGAACCACCAGTATCCTTTTTGGAAACGAGAGGAGACATTTAAAGTAATATTGTCCTTTTCGTAGCTGATAACGGTGTCAAGTGTTGCCTTGTGCCTCCAGCCATTCTGAGACAGATATGTAGTAAGTTGTTGTTCAGATGGTCCTCGTCTCCCAATCAATTTACTAGCATCTGATGTAAGCGGGACGACACGAGCATTGCCAAATTCAATAGCAAGAATTGATCTTGGTATTGAAAAAGGGTATTCCGTTGCTAGTGATAGTGCAGTCAAGACAATCGAAAAAAAGATCAAACATGACCAGATGATTATCCTTTTCACTGGGAAGTCACATCCTTCTTGTTAACCTTGACTATTTCTGATCATATTGCAGCAATTTTTTGAGCAAAATATCTGCTGATACATAAGGCATCCCCGCACTTATTCGGGTGATTTCTTCGCTGCTGCCTGTGTTAATGCCTTCTCTTGTTGTTAAAAACAAAGAAAATCCAAGCTGTTTGGCGTCGTCTATAACTGGTTGATTGTATTCCCCTAATGGGAAACAGAGAAGCGAGAGCTGATTGTGAAGCTTGCTTCTCAGCAGCGCCTCACCCAACAGCAAATCTCCTCCCACTCGCTGCCGTTTTTCTTCTTCCGATTCCATTCGTTGCTCCTTTGGCAAGTAGATCCGATTAGTTAACGGAGGCACTAAATTGCCTGCTTCATCACGCTTTTTCTGATGAAGATCATATGTATGCGAGTAAAAGCTAAAGCCATCGCGTTTCATCTCAACAATTTGAGGCCAGGTTAGGAATGGCAATGAGGGATTGTCGGAGTCAACATCGCTCACAATAACAAAATTGGTCGCTGGATACCCCATCTGCTTGAGCATCGGATACGCCTTCTCATAAAAAGAACGATACCCGTCGTCAAATGTGATGACAACCGCGTTCGGAGGCAACGCCTTCCGATGTGCATGGAAACAAGCATAATCTTCAATCGTTATTACATTATACTGATTATCTTGTAATACCTGCAAATGCTGCTTAAATTTGTTAGGTGTTATCGTGATGAAAGACTCCTGATCATCCAGATGATGATACGTTAAAAACAGAGCCTTATTCGTATAATGAATCGATTTCTTAGCCATTGGCGAAACTTTGGGTGCGCTTACAGTAGAAGGCGAACAAATTGAATCCAATGGACTCTCCTGCTGTTCCGCCAGTGTCCAGCCCCCCGTGAGGAGAAGCAATAGTAGGAAGTAAGTGGGCATTCGAGATCAACCTCCCCAAGAAGCTCCAAAAAACCATCCCTACAATATACTCATAGGTTCAGCGATTAGAACGTCTCAATACCAACCACCATTGCTGTCATAACCTGCATACGTACAGTTTTCGAAGATCATGTGACCTAAATATTTAGTTTGATACTGTCTTCAAACGTTTAGGCGTTGCCTTGAACAGGATCAGACCAGTGATTAAAACAGTCACTCCTATTGTTTTTTGCATCGTAAGAGTAACTGTCTCCAGGCCGAACCAGCCTACGGAATCCCACCACAAAGCACAGATCAGCTGAGAAACCATGACAAGTAAGATCGCATTGCTGGCTCCTAGCAGCTTTACGCCCCTAACTACACACGTCACAACGCCAATTCCTAATAATCCGCTAAACCAGAACCATGCTTGCATGGGCTTTAATGCAAAAAATTCTACTCCTTCAAACAGCACTCCCATACAGAAGGAAGCTGCAAAACCCATTCCCAATACCAAAGCAGTCGTCGTCTGAGAGCTTACAGCTTCGTTAACTTTGCTGTTGAACATCGTTTGAACACTTATCAAAGAACCAGCGGCCAATGCCATCAAGATGCCCACTATCATAGATGCTCCCTCCCTTCAGCACTCTCATAAATATTTCGGCCAGCTACCGTGATTAGCCCTAGTCGGTCTTTCACGACGAGTGTTCCACTTCTTCGCACAACGAATCCTGCCGAACAGAAACTTTGAAGCACTCGGTTCATATGCCGGTAACTGGTCCCGATCAGATTCGCCGTATCTTTTAATTTGGATACGCTTATGCTTGCTTGTATCTCATTCTCATCCTCAGAAGAAATCGACAACAAATAGCTGGCTAAGCGGACTTCTACGGGATACAGCAGATTGAAACTAAGTGAAATCGACTTCAAGTAGAATTTATGGGTTACCATGTCTAGCAAAAAGCGCAGAAAGGGTGCTTCCTCCCTATACTGGCTTAACCAGCGCTTATGGATACCGATCGTCTCTACGGCGGATACCGCAGTTACGGTGTTTAGATTCTCCCACCCCTTCAAACATTCAATTTCCCCGATCAGCCCTAAAGGAGTTGTAAAATTTATCAGCAACGTTTTCCCTTCTGTTGAGGTTGTATATACTTTAACTTTTCCTTGCACCAGCAAAAATAGAATTTGGGATTCTTCGCCTTGCAAAATAAGTGTTTCATCCGGTTCAAACCGGTATAAGCTCATATGCTGCCTCAGCGGTTCTGGGAAAACTTTTTCTAAGCCAAATTCACTTAAATAGCGACTAATCCGTGTCATGTCTATAAGCTCTTTCATTTCAAGCGCTCCCTCCTCTACAGCGTATCGATTGCAACCTTTATACGGTTATCAAAAGAATGCCAATAACCATTAACCCCACGCCGGCCCATTGCGCTGATCTTAATCGAAGCGGAGCTTGACCAAACAAGCCTTTCTTTTCCATCAAAATGGTCGCAGTGATTTGAGAAATTAGCACTGCCGACACCGTCAAAGCTGCGCCATTGCGGTGAAACGCCGTGATGTTGCTGAACAGGATGAAGGCTGCCAAAGCACCGCCTAACTTATAAACAGTCTTCACCTGCTTGAGATCCCGCCAAGATCTATCGCGAATCAGCCAAACAAGCAGCCAGGCCGCTACGAATCCGGTACCTTGGGTGAGTGTGGCCGCTTGCCAAGTTCCGATTCGTTCACCTATGTTCGCATTGGCTGCACCTTGCAATGTCAGGAATGCTCCGCCCAAACAAGCATATATAAATCCTTTCATTCTTATAAGCCTCCCTTATTCTCGGCACGTCTTCCTCTTATTTAACGATGTGCCTGAGTTTAGGGCAAGGACATATGTCCTCAATCTATGGCAATAGATAACCTTTTTCTACTGCTTCTTCAAGCAGATTCGCGACAAATTGTCCTAATGCAGGAGCAGCTTCAGCGACGACAGCGACCCTCTTCTTTACCGCGCCAACCGAAACTTTGTGAGCTTTCCAGGCTATGCCTTCCGTATAGAAATTATGCAGCACAGGATGAAGTCGATCCATTGCAGCAGCATATTTGGCTTCCGTCGTCTGACCTTCCTCGAATTCGAGCCATAAGTCCATCCACTCGGTCTGTTGATCCGTAGGAAGAAGCCCAAAAATACGTTTAGCAGCCGCTACTTCCCGATCCCATTTATCTTCATACCCTTTGACATCATAGGCAAAAGTGTCTCCAGCATCGATCTCGACCAGATCATGAATAAGCAGCATATGAACGACTTTCTTCAAGTTCAAATTCTGATCGATGGCATGTTCTTTAAGCAATAATCCCATCACGGCTATATGCCAGGTATGTTCAGCATCATTTTCGCGCCGCGAGCCGTTCATTAGGTAAGATTGACGAAGCACGTGCTTCAACCCATCAATTTCGCGAATAAATTCGATTTGTTGTCTAACTCGTTCCGTATCCATCTCAAAAGTCTCCTTCTAAATTACTTTGCGTCATGACTGATCTCGCAGTCTTTTATCCAGCATGCCCTGTACGAACCACGCATACACAGCATAACCCGCCAGCATGGCAATCGCCGTAAGAACGAAAGGCAGCGAATAATGATTTCCAGCCAAAATATAGCCTGCCCAAAAAGAAGCAATCGTGTTGCCAATACTGCGTGAGACCGTCCGCATACCTGCGAACAAGTTGCGGTCTTCTTCGGCCACTGCCGACATGCATTCGCTATCCATCAAATTGTTCAGCATAGTGAATCCCGTCCCGCGAATAAGCAGCAATATCGCGAATAGCGACGCTGGCATAGCTAGCGCCATCAAGGCAACGACCACCATGTTATACAGAAACAGGAACACGAATGTTTTCCGGCTACCCCATCGCTCTACGATATACGGCATAGCAATGGAACCGATAAAGAAGAAAAATCCAGACAATGCAAGCAATCCGGAAATGTTGCCGTCCTCCATCTGAAAGCGGAATTTCAGAATGACATTCAGGAAGGGACTTAGCAGTCCATAAGTAAAGCCTGAATTGAATATTAACAACGAGAGCAGCAATAGGAAATAGATCGCATGCCCCCTTTTGGCCTGGTTCGAAGGCTTCGCTCCTTGTACGCCGCGGGTCTCGCCAGCATCCCCCACCCTGGCATGTGTAGATGGAAGCAGCAATCCGCGTAATATACCTGAGAGCGCCAGACATCCACCAGCAACGAAGAACGCTGACTGGTAGGTAGAAGTTTGGCCATGCAGCCAATCCGGCAAGTAGCCGCCGAGCCATGTGCCAAGGCCAGTGAAAAATGTAAAAACGGCGAACAGCAAAGAATAAGCGCTTGTCTCTTCTTTCTTGCTGCGGCAATATTGGAAAATCAACTGAATTTCGGTGTTCACGATGGCTGTGATCGCAAGCGACCAGATGACCTGCGCAGCGGTAACTGCACCAAGGCTGGTTGCGAATCCGAACACCGTCAATGACAGGAATGCCAAGAGCATGCCTGTTACGAGCATCGTTTTGCGCCCCACATGCTTCACGATGAAACCAGCCGGCAGACTAGCCAAGCCGATCGTCAATGCGCCTAACGATGTTATTCTGCCGACATCGCCCTTGGAGAAGCCTAGCTCTAGAAGGTGTAAATTTAGGATAAGGCTGAGGATGCCCACACCGATGCCAAATAAGCTCTCCGTAGCGATGAATCGCTTCACGCCAGGAGATAAATCACGAAATATATCTACTGTATAAGTCCACATGGATGCGCCTTTCTTCTTGCTGTTTTAATAAGATTATGTTCAGTGCTCGCTATGAAAGGTATGAATGGGTTTGGAAAACGGCTCTTCAATCTTGCCTGCTAGACCTACTTCCATACATAACTCTATCAACTTATGAATCCCATTCAATTGTTGCCTATTGCGAAGATTAATGCGAATGAGAGCGTGTTCAGTAACTTCTTTCGTCTTTTCAATGCTTTGATGTTCTACAGCTTGGACAAGCTCTTTCATTTTGCCTAAATAATACACAGTCCTTCTCAAATTGTTGATCAATAAAATTTGTCTCACATGAACGGGCGTATAAAACCTGTATCCATTACGAGGATCCCTTTCTGGCTTGAGAAGTCCTTCTTTTTCCCAATGGCGAATGGCTGAGGATTGAACATTGGTTATTGCGGCCACTTCACCAATAGTCATCAATTTATTTAGCTTCCTATCCTTGAAAACAGTTAATTGGGGGTCTTGAAGCAGTACAAGCGACTGGTCAGCAGCCCTTTTTTCCTCATGTAATTTGGCTTGTTCGGCATTAACAAGCCAAAATGCATGGTCCATATCTGCCTTTTGAATATCACGAAGCACATCATAAGTAAGTGTGAAACCAAAGCCGGGCAGCATGGCACGAAGACAGCGAAAATAGACCAAATGAACTTTGGTATAGAGACGATACCCATTATCACTTCGTTCAGGCAATGGGACGACTCCCCAAGATTCATAATGTCTTAAAGCACTTGTGCTTATTTGAAGCTCTTTGGCAATATCTACAGGTCTGTAATATCGCATCCATTCACTCCTTGATTTAATCACTTGCAACTTTAAATTACCCCAAACTCTCGATTTATGCAAACCTTAAATCCAAAGATTAAAGTAAGGGGAGGATTCGAAATGTTGAATGTAAAAATGCACGATGGCAATTGGATACATGTTGAGATTAAAGGGGATGGACCTAACCTGCTGCTTCCGGTAAATCCATTTCCGATCGAAGGGCCACAAGCCGAGGAGATGTTACAATGGGGCGTAGATCCTGCCCTTGGCCGTTCTCTGATAGACGGTCTTTGCGATAAATTTCGTGTGATTGCCTTCGACTATGAAGGTCATGTTTTGAGTTTTGCTAAACCCGATACACTAACACCGAACAACATTACTATCGACTTTCTGTCCATTGCCGATACGGCAGATGCAGAGAATTTTGCCTATTACGGCTATTCATGGCTTGCTCTTTGTGGCATGCAGTTGGCGATTCGAACTCGTCGGCTTTCAGCCCTTGTCATGGGTGGTTTCCCGCCAATCGACGGTCCCTACCGTGAAATGCTGAGCGTCACCAGGGCGACGCATCAGTTGTCCGTTTCAACGATTGAGTCTTCGAACACCGCCCAGAACAACGCTTCAACTGACTTTGATTGGTCCCGAGTTGAAATAACAATGACTGTGGCTCAGACCAAGCAGTTCGTCACCTTATATCAGGTACTCCAAGATTTCAGCGATCTAGAGGCACAAACCATGATAACATGCCCACGTCTATGCTTTGCAGGTTCATCTGACAAGATTCATTATGGCAAACGTTGGGGTGATCAGGAAGTGGACATCGTTGGTCCGCTCATTACGCGGCGTGAGGAGATTGAAGCTCTTGGTTGGGATGTCTCACTTCTTGAGGGCCTTGATCATACACAGGCCATGCAAGCCGCCAACGTTTTGCCCATCTTGCGACCTTGGTTACTTACCAAGTAGTGTAATAAGATTTACTTCTGCTCTGTCATCACTGTTTTTTGCATAGCTTCCAGGTTTCGTTTCCAAGCAATTCGAGGATTGAGTTCAGGGGTCAAAATATATTGGGCATACTGTGCAGCACTGATTTCGATCTCCTCATCCGTTGCCTTAACCGCGCCGTACAAATTAAAATGTGGAAGCAATGTCAGATTAATTTGATTCGCCAAGGCTTGAAAAGGACGCATCAGTTCGCTGATCGTGTACCCGATCAAGCCTCCAGCCTGATAGGTCGCTTCTACACCACCGATTGATATTGCGAGAATAAGTTCTTTGCCGGCTACTTTCTTGCCTCCGTGACTAAACAGCCAACTCGTTGTAAATACGTCATCCACCCATTGCTTCAACATAGCCGGTGTGCTGTACCATTGTAGAGGGAATTGAAGCACTAGGCGATCATGTTCTGCAATCAATGCCTGTTCACGCTCAATATCAATCGTTTTTTCTGGATAAGCTGCGTACAATTCATGCACAGTTACTTGCTCAGGATACTTGTGCAATTCCGTTACCCAGCGTTTGTTGACACGTGACTCACGTAAATTAGGATGAGCTGCAATAACCAATATTTTCATTACGTTAACTCCTTTCACTTCATAATCCCATCTTATTTTTGATTGACATATAAGTCAATATAAAAAGCAAAAAAAATTACTTAGGCTTAAATAACGAAATCGCCGATTCTACAACTTGATCCAATATCGTCTTAAGCTGATCTTTCCTATCCGCATCGGGAATTCCTTGCGCTGTCAGCTCCTGTTGGACTTGATCCAAATAATTCATCCCCTGAGAGACAGATCCCCAGAATTGCACAGCCATCAAATTAGCGTCGCCTTGCTGAATCGCGCCTTGTTGGATGCCCTTCTCGATGGCCAATGTCATCTGAGACATGAAGTTTCTAATCCACTCAAATGGAGAAAACTCTTCTGGCGTGTACAAGTGATGCACGTCCAGGCTGATTCGCATATAAAAACGCTGCGTGACAGGATTCTCCAAAACCCGCTCGCAGACGATTCGTGCGTAGCTTTCGAACAACGCATAAGATGAGCCTTCTTGCTGGAAAAATGTCTTCGTATATTGCTTGGACTCCTCCATCATATACTCATACAACTCGCGGAACAAAGCTTTCTTATTTTTGAAGTAATAGTAAACTAAGCCATGTGCAAGCCCTGCCTGATTCGCGATATCGCTCATTTCAGACGCGACATAGCCTTTATCGACATAAACGCGGATAGCCGCCTGTAAAATTTCTTGTTTTCGCTGCTTGCGAATGATTTCGTTTTGCTCTTTGGTTCTAGGAGACATCTCATTATTCACCTTTTAATTTGACTTTGATAGTAGTCAAAATTATAGAGATAACTAATCTATATTGTCAACCAATAGATTGCAAACGTTCAAGATCAAGGCATCGTTCCGATTACGACAGTTGCATCCCGTTCCTCCGATCGAGCCACCTGTGGAATCAATCCACTCTGCGCGAAAATCTGGACGGTCTGAGGCGCCTGTCTCAGACTAGTCTCGACTAGCAGGCAGCCGCCTTGTGCCAACCAGAATGGTGCATGAGCCGCCACTCTGCGCTGAATATCCAGTCCATCCTCACCCCCATCGAGCGCCATCCGCGCCTCATGTATGCGGGCTTCCGGAGGAAGCATCTTGATTGCATAGGTAGGCACA
Above is a genomic segment from Paenibacillus sp. HWE-109 containing:
- a CDS encoding ribosomal protein L7/L12, producing the protein MERAEIIAIISLLISIILMIKLIGQQARINELKYDIERLEGRPETYPLPKKPASAASSTSTSTASVYAKPLYALELAPELEQRLQVLLAGGKKIEAIKELRDAAGLSLKAAKDYVDAMRNR
- a CDS encoding DMT family transporter, coding for MIVGILMALAAGSLISVQTMFNSKVNEAVSSQTTTALVLGMGFAASFCMGVLFEGVEFFALKPMQAWFWFSGLLGIGVVTCVVRGVKLLGASNAILLVMVSQLICALWWDSVGWFGLETVTLTMQKTIGVTVLITGLILFKATPKRLKTVSN
- a CDS encoding polysaccharide deacetylase family protein; the encoded protein is MPTYFLLLLLLTGGWTLAEQQESPLDSICSPSTVSAPKVSPMAKKSIHYTNKALFLTYHHLDDQESFITITPNKFKQHLQVLQDNQYNVITIEDYACFHAHRKALPPNAVVITFDDGYRSFYEKAYPMLKQMGYPATNFVIVSDVDSDNPSLPFLTWPQIVEMKRDGFSFYSHTYDLHQKKRDEAGNLVPPLTNRIYLPKEQRMESEEEKRQRVGGDLLLGEALLRSKLHNQLSLLCFPLGEYNQPVIDDAKQLGFSLFLTTREGINTGSSEEITRISAGMPYVSADILLKKLLQYDQK
- a CDS encoding VOC family protein codes for the protein MINKIGQVMLYVNDQDECLKFWTEKAGFSVVAEEKNEYMRWIEIAPTNDAQTSFVLHNKAVIAKMQPELNLSTPSLLFFSDELDSLYQDFKDKDITVGELVTIPSGRVFNFADNEGNYFAVLEKK
- a CDS encoding FAD-dependent oxidoreductase; translated protein: MKRDIRADIAIIGGGVGGCAAALAACRMGKNVYMSDEYDWIGGQLTSQAVPPDEHKWIEQFGCTRSYRKFRNQVREYYRQHYPLSEYGRSAFYLNPGNGGVSRLCAEPRVTHAVLQEMFAPFVNSGQLTIHTRCKIIKAYRHGNEIQAVTVKCENGEKLTVHASYFLDATECGDLLPLAKVEYVTGAESKSETHEPHALEGPSDPHDIQAFTYCFAMDYFEGENHVIDKPKDYEFWRSFQAPFWPNPQLNWVSPDPKTLEPTEETLFPGTDKYPLFIYRRIVDRANFTTGTYPSDISLVNWAQNDYFLGNIYDVPEHLAEKHLHQAKHLSFSLLYWLQTEAPRPDGGAGYPGLRLRPDVVGTTDGMAQAPYIRESRRIKAEFTVLEQHISAAIRGDRGAEEFPDSVGIGCYRIDLHPSMRGRNFLDISSLPFQIPLGSLIPKQVTNLLAACKNIGTTHITNGCYRLHPVEWNIGESAGFTAAFCLNQGLTPSEVRVNAAKLGELQALLTANGIELTWPKIGAV
- a CDS encoding Crp/Fnr family transcriptional regulator, whose product is MKELIDMTRISRYLSEFGLEKVFPEPLRQHMSLYRFEPDETLILQGEESQILFLLVQGKVKVYTTSTEGKTLLINFTTPLGLIGEIECLKGWENLNTVTAVSAVETIGIHKRWLSQYREEAPFLRFLLDMVTHKFYLKSISLSFNLLYPVEVRLASYLLSISSEDENEIQASISVSKLKDTANLIGTSYRHMNRVLQSFCSAGFVVRRSGTLVVKDRLGLITVAGRNIYESAEGREHL
- a CDS encoding DMT family transporter, which translates into the protein MKGFIYACLGGAFLTLQGAANANIGERIGTWQAATLTQGTGFVAAWLLVWLIRDRSWRDLKQVKTVYKLGGALAAFILFSNITAFHRNGAALTVSAVLISQITATILMEKKGLFGQAPLRLRSAQWAGVGLMVIGILLITV
- a CDS encoding HD domain-containing protein, whose product is MDTERVRQQIEFIREIDGLKHVLRQSYLMNGSRRENDAEHTWHIAVMGLLLKEHAIDQNLNLKKVVHMLLIHDLVEIDAGDTFAYDVKGYEDKWDREVAAAKRIFGLLPTDQQTEWMDLWLEFEEGQTTEAKYAAAMDRLHPVLHNFYTEGIAWKAHKVSVGAVKKRVAVVAEAAPALGQFVANLLEEAVEKGYLLP
- a CDS encoding nuclear transport factor 2 family protein — encoded protein: MSSEKNKEIIENYIEAYNSFDLQGMVKLLHKDILFRNFSNGTMDTETRGIQEFGELAAKSSKIFSSRHQTITQYHAEGDTTEILIDYEAILAVDLPNGLKLGDKLQLKGKSVFGIHEGQISLIEDYS